A region of Streptomyces cinnamoneus DNA encodes the following proteins:
- the glgB gene encoding 1,4-alpha-glucan branching enzyme codes for MTEASGTAEHVEAAEATGAVSPGSPGPHEPPEPPVRPERPAAERAEGAVAAQGAGGPGAGPGAATDGAAPEEPLTPLAPLAPVRREARRAEPLDDDARARLLAGAHHDPHALLGAHEAAGGVLFRALRPFARSVAVVAKGLRAELNDEGDGLFARVLPLAEIPADYRLVVTYDDAELEIHDPYRFLPALGDLDLHLIGEGRHEELWRALGARPMTHEGVPGTRFTVWAPNARGVQVVGDFNYWDGTAHPMRSLGGTGVWEVFLPGVGEGALYKYRITRPDGSHTLRADPMARRTEVPPANASIVEASHHVWRDDAWMARRGEPPVHEAPFSVYEVHLPSWRPGLSYRRLAEQLPAYVKDLGFTHVELMPVAEHPFGGSWGYQVTGFYAPTARLGTPDDFRYLVDALHRAGIGVLMDWVPAHFPRDDWALAEFDGRPLYEHQDPLRAAHPDWGTLEFDFGRTEVRNFLVANAVYWCEEFHIDGLRVDAVASMLYLDYSREPGQWSPNEHGGRENLDAVAFLQEMNATVYRRCPGVVTIAEESTAWDGVTRATHHVGPGGFGGLGFGLKWNMGWMHDSLDYMAKEPVHRKYHHGEMTFAMVYAYSENYVLPISHDEVVHGKRSLVSKMPGDWWQQRAGHRAFLGFMWAHPGKQLLFMGQEFAQGAEWSEAHGPDWWLLDPSYSAEPDHRGVRDLVRDLNARYRATPALWQRDTVPEGFEWVVGDAAEDNVLAFVRCDAQRSPLLAVCNFSPVVRHGYRIGVPCGVPVWQEVLNTDAAGYGGGGIGNPDPLKAEPAAWHGRRSSIVPVLPPLATIWLRPA; via the coding sequence ATGACGGAGGCCAGCGGTACGGCGGAGCATGTCGAGGCGGCAGAGGCCACCGGCGCGGTGTCGCCCGGCAGCCCTGGCCCCCACGAGCCACCCGAGCCACCCGTACGGCCCGAGCGACCAGCGGCCGAGAGGGCCGAGGGGGCCGTGGCGGCCCAGGGGGCCGGCGGGCCCGGAGCCGGGCCCGGGGCGGCCACGGACGGGGCCGCCCCGGAGGAGCCCCTCACGCCCCTCGCGCCCCTCGCGCCCGTGCGCCGCGAGGCCCGCCGGGCCGAGCCGCTCGACGACGACGCGCGGGCGCGGCTGCTGGCCGGGGCGCACCACGACCCGCACGCGCTGCTGGGGGCACACGAGGCGGCCGGCGGCGTGCTGTTCCGGGCGCTGCGCCCGTTCGCCCGGTCCGTCGCGGTCGTCGCCAAGGGGCTGCGGGCGGAGCTGAACGACGAGGGCGACGGGCTGTTCGCCCGGGTGCTGCCGCTGGCGGAGATCCCCGCCGACTACCGGCTGGTGGTCACCTACGACGACGCCGAGCTGGAGATCCACGACCCCTACCGCTTCCTGCCCGCGCTGGGCGACCTGGACCTGCACCTCATCGGCGAGGGCCGCCACGAGGAGCTGTGGCGGGCGTTGGGCGCGCGGCCGATGACGCACGAGGGCGTGCCGGGCACCCGGTTCACGGTGTGGGCGCCGAACGCCCGCGGCGTGCAGGTGGTGGGCGACTTCAACTACTGGGACGGCACCGCCCATCCGATGCGCTCGCTGGGCGGCACGGGCGTGTGGGAGGTGTTCCTCCCGGGGGTGGGCGAGGGGGCGCTGTACAAGTACCGGATCACCCGTCCCGACGGCTCGCACACGCTGCGGGCGGACCCGATGGCGCGGCGCACGGAGGTGCCGCCCGCCAACGCCTCGATCGTCGAGGCCTCGCACCACGTGTGGCGGGACGACGCGTGGATGGCGCGGCGCGGGGAGCCGCCCGTGCACGAGGCACCGTTCTCGGTCTACGAGGTCCACCTGCCGTCCTGGCGCCCGGGGCTGAGCTACCGGCGGCTGGCCGAGCAGCTCCCCGCGTACGTCAAGGACCTGGGCTTCACACATGTGGAGCTGATGCCGGTCGCCGAGCACCCCTTCGGCGGCTCGTGGGGCTACCAGGTCACCGGCTTCTACGCCCCGACGGCCCGGCTCGGTACGCCCGACGACTTCCGGTACCTGGTGGACGCGCTGCACCGGGCGGGCATCGGGGTGCTGATGGACTGGGTGCCGGCGCACTTCCCGCGGGACGACTGGGCGCTGGCGGAGTTCGACGGGCGTCCGCTGTACGAGCACCAGGACCCGCTGCGGGCGGCGCACCCGGACTGGGGGACGCTGGAGTTCGACTTCGGGCGCACGGAGGTGCGCAACTTCCTGGTGGCCAACGCGGTGTACTGGTGCGAGGAGTTCCACATCGACGGACTGCGGGTGGACGCGGTCGCCTCGATGCTCTATCTGGACTATTCGCGGGAGCCGGGCCAGTGGTCGCCGAACGAGCACGGCGGCCGGGAGAACCTGGACGCGGTGGCCTTCCTCCAGGAGATGAACGCCACCGTCTACCGGCGCTGCCCGGGCGTGGTGACGATCGCCGAGGAGTCCACGGCCTGGGACGGCGTCACGCGGGCGACCCACCACGTGGGGCCGGGGGGCTTCGGCGGGCTGGGCTTCGGGCTCAAGTGGAACATGGGCTGGATGCACGACTCGCTGGATTACATGGCCAAGGAGCCGGTGCACCGCAAGTACCACCACGGTGAGATGACCTTCGCCATGGTCTACGCCTACAGCGAGAACTACGTGCTGCCGATCTCGCACGACGAGGTCGTGCACGGCAAGCGTTCGCTGGTCTCCAAGATGCCGGGCGACTGGTGGCAGCAGCGGGCGGGCCACCGGGCGTTCCTGGGCTTCATGTGGGCCCACCCCGGCAAGCAGCTGCTGTTCATGGGGCAGGAGTTCGCCCAGGGCGCGGAGTGGTCGGAGGCGCACGGCCCCGACTGGTGGCTGCTGGACCCCTCGTACTCCGCGGAGCCGGACCACCGGGGCGTGCGCGACCTGGTGCGCGATCTGAACGCCCGCTACCGCGCCACGCCCGCGCTGTGGCAGAGGGACACGGTGCCGGAGGGCTTCGAGTGGGTCGTGGGGGACGCGGCGGAGGACAACGTGCTGGCGTTCGTGCGGTGCGACGCGCAGCGCTCGCCCCTGCTGGCGGTCTGCAACTTCTCCCCCGTCGTCCGGCACGGCTACCGGATCGGCGTCCCGTGCGGGGTGCCGGTCTGGCAGGAGGTGCTGAACACCGACGCCGCGGGCTACGGCGGCGGTGGCATCGGCAACCCGGATCCCCTCAAGGCCGAGCCGGCCGCGTGGCACGGCCGCCGGTCGAGCATCGTGCCGGTGCTGCCGCCGCTGGCCACGATCTGGCTGCGGCCGGCGTAG
- a CDS encoding maltokinase N-terminal cap-like domain-containing protein translates to MPDAAPSRRQATTHRGADPGPLLSSAAPARPPDAGGAGAGSALLTSLAPLLLEWLPRQRWFAGKGRPVTGFTLVAATELLPPPDGGTAPGLLHLLLRAQQAGDPGDCYQLLLGVQDVLPPQLAPALVGRPADGPLRGRTVYEGLADPRLAALLLERLRMPGRLGPLRFSREPDIDIPANAAPRLLGAEQSNSSVVYGETYILKLFRRVGPGVNPDLELPRALAKSGCSRVPAPAAWFEAQPARPGGEPMTLGVLQPFLPGSADGWQLALGALAVQADFTASARALGHATAEVHLALAEVLPTAVLDRARLERLATAMTLRLEAAAEAVPALRPYQAALRRAYDDLCVPGTARTWRAQRVHGDLHLGQTLRTAADGRWSLIDFEGEPARPLAERRRPQPVARDVAGMLRSFDYAAAVGHATGTGWADAARAAFCEGYAEAHHDPREDPRLLRAHETDKAVYEVLYEARNRPDWLHVPMAAIHRLATEEGRRPVDGDLV, encoded by the coding sequence ATGCCGGACGCTGCACCGTCCCGTCGTCAGGCCACGACCCACCGGGGGGCCGACCCCGGCCCCCTGCTGTCCTCGGCCGCCCCCGCGCGGCCGCCGGACGCGGGCGGCGCCGGCGCCGGCTCCGCTCTGCTCACCTCGCTCGCGCCCCTGCTCCTGGAGTGGCTCCCACGGCAGCGCTGGTTCGCCGGCAAGGGCCGGCCCGTCACCGGCTTCACCCTCGTCGCCGCCACCGAACTGCTGCCGCCGCCCGACGGCGGCACGGCGCCGGGCCTGCTCCACCTCCTGCTGCGCGCCCAGCAGGCGGGCGACCCCGGTGACTGCTACCAGTTGCTCCTCGGCGTCCAGGACGTGCTCCCGCCCCAACTGGCCCCCGCGCTCGTGGGCCGGCCGGCCGACGGTCCGCTGCGCGGCCGCACCGTCTACGAGGGCCTCGCGGACCCCCGGCTGGCCGCGCTGCTGCTGGAACGGCTGCGGATGCCGGGACGGCTCGGCCCGCTGCGTTTCAGCCGCGAACCGGACATCGACATTCCGGCGAACGCGGCCCCCCGGCTGCTGGGTGCCGAACAGTCCAACTCCTCGGTCGTCTACGGCGAAACGTATATCCTCAAGCTCTTCCGCCGGGTCGGCCCCGGCGTCAATCCCGATCTCGAACTGCCGCGCGCACTCGCGAAGTCCGGCTGCTCACGGGTCCCCGCGCCGGCCGCCTGGTTCGAGGCGCAGCCGGCCCGCCCGGGCGGCGAGCCCATGACGCTCGGCGTCCTCCAGCCCTTCCTGCCCGGCTCCGCCGACGGCTGGCAGCTGGCGCTCGGCGCCCTCGCCGTGCAGGCCGACTTCACCGCTTCCGCGCGCGCCCTCGGGCACGCCACCGCCGAGGTCCACCTGGCGCTGGCCGAGGTCCTGCCCACGGCCGTGCTCGACCGCGCCCGGCTGGAGCGCCTCGCCACCGCCATGACCCTGCGCCTGGAGGCCGCGGCCGAGGCCGTCCCCGCGCTGCGCCCGTACCAGGCCGCCCTGCGCCGCGCGTACGACGACCTCTGCGTCCCCGGCACGGCCCGCACCTGGCGCGCCCAGCGCGTCCACGGCGACCTGCACCTGGGCCAGACGCTGCGCACCGCCGCCGACGGCCGGTGGTCCCTGATCGACTTCGAGGGCGAGCCCGCCCGGCCGCTGGCCGAGCGGCGCCGCCCGCAGCCGGTGGCCCGGGACGTCGCGGGCATGCTGCGCTCGTTCGACTACGCGGCGGCGGTCGGCCACGCGACCGGCACGGGCTGGGCCGACGCCGCCCGCGCCGCCTTCTGCGAGGGCTACGCCGAGGCGCACCACGACCCCCGCGAGGACCCGCGGCTGCTGCGGGCCCACGAGACGGACAAGGCCGTCTACGAAGTGCTCTACGAGGCCCGCAACCGGCCGGACTGGCTCCACGTCCCGATGGCCGCGATCCACCGGCTCGCGACGGAGGAGGGGCGACGGCCCGTGGACGGGGACCTCGTATGA
- a CDS encoding MFS transporter encodes MGLAMSTPVDEMDGPYKRRWAALGVLCLSLLIIVMANTSLTVAAPDMVQDLGLGSSDLQWVIDGYTVPYAALMLILGAVGDKYSRRGALVLGLFVFGAASIAGSLVDSPAGVIASRAVMGVGAAMIMPATLSLLAATFPRAERAKAITIWTATAGLAIAVGPLVAGALLEDHGWAATFLINVPIAVLGIVGALTLVPPSKAGRVDKIDYIGGLLSVIWVGSLIYMIIEGPHFGWGAKAIGAAVVAGVGLVCFVLWELRHPSPVLDVRRFTRRAFAGSTMAVALFFLAVFGAFYYLTQHLQFVLGYSPLDTGVRMLPLAGAVFVGGALTALLTPKLGMKVTVTLGMTVGTVAIALLARVDEHSGYGDFVLPLVVLGLAIGLSLSPCTNAIMGSFPEDQLGVGGAVNSTSIEMGGSLGIAILGTVLAKTYSSNLGDLAAKAAAAGGPKLPEKALTAAQDSVGAGLYVAKEAGKQVAAGAAPKVGAEKAAALGAQQAQTIAEAVHKAFADAVAHTSVVGAVVLGVGTVLVAFLLPGRAKTEAAETPAAGRSATPAEATESEPASRS; translated from the coding sequence ATGGGCCTCGCGATGTCGACCCCGGTCGACGAGATGGACGGTCCCTACAAGAGGCGCTGGGCGGCACTCGGTGTGCTCTGCCTCAGCCTGCTGATCATCGTCATGGCGAACACGTCCCTGACCGTCGCGGCCCCGGACATGGTCCAGGACCTCGGGCTCGGCAGCTCGGACCTCCAGTGGGTCATCGACGGCTACACCGTTCCCTACGCCGCACTGATGCTGATCCTCGGCGCGGTCGGCGACAAGTACAGCCGCCGCGGCGCGCTCGTCCTCGGCCTCTTCGTCTTCGGCGCCGCCTCCATCGCGGGCTCGCTGGTCGACAGCCCGGCCGGGGTCATCGCCTCGCGCGCCGTCATGGGCGTCGGCGCCGCCATGATCATGCCGGCGACCCTGTCGCTGCTCGCCGCGACCTTCCCGCGCGCCGAGCGGGCCAAGGCCATCACCATCTGGACCGCCACCGCCGGTCTCGCCATCGCCGTCGGCCCGCTCGTGGCCGGCGCGCTGCTGGAGGACCACGGCTGGGCCGCCACCTTCCTCATCAACGTCCCGATCGCCGTCCTCGGCATCGTCGGCGCCCTGACGCTCGTACCGCCGTCCAAGGCCGGCCGCGTCGACAAGATCGACTACATCGGCGGCCTGCTGTCCGTCATCTGGGTCGGCTCGCTGATCTACATGATCATCGAGGGTCCGCACTTCGGCTGGGGCGCCAAGGCCATCGGCGCCGCCGTGGTCGCCGGCGTCGGCCTGGTCTGCTTCGTCCTGTGGGAGCTGCGCCACCCGAGCCCGGTCCTGGACGTGCGCCGCTTCACCCGGCGCGCCTTCGCCGGTTCGACCATGGCCGTCGCGCTGTTCTTCCTCGCCGTCTTCGGCGCCTTCTACTACCTCACCCAGCACCTCCAGTTCGTCCTCGGCTACTCGCCGCTGGACACGGGCGTGCGGATGCTGCCGCTGGCCGGCGCGGTGTTCGTGGGCGGCGCGCTGACCGCCCTGCTCACGCCGAAGCTCGGCATGAAGGTCACCGTCACGCTCGGCATGACGGTCGGTACGGTCGCCATCGCGCTGCTCGCCCGCGTCGACGAGCACTCGGGCTACGGCGACTTCGTGCTGCCGCTGGTGGTCCTGGGCCTGGCCATCGGCCTGTCCCTGTCGCCCTGCACCAACGCCATCATGGGCTCCTTCCCCGAGGACCAGCTGGGCGTCGGCGGCGCGGTCAACAGCACCTCCATCGAGATGGGCGGCTCCCTGGGCATCGCCATCCTCGGCACGGTGCTCGCCAAGACCTACTCCTCCAACCTCGGCGACCTCGCCGCGAAGGCGGCCGCCGCCGGCGGCCCGAAGCTGCCGGAGAAGGCGCTGACGGCCGCGCAGGACTCGGTCGGCGCCGGTCTGTACGTCGCCAAGGAGGCCGGCAAGCAGGTCGCGGCCGGCGCCGCCCCCAAGGTCGGCGCGGAGAAGGCCGCGGCCCTCGGCGCCCAGCAGGCGCAGACGATCGCGGAGGCGGTCCACAAGGCGTTCGCGGACGCGGTCGCGCACACGAGCGTCGTCGGCGCGGTCGTCCTCGGCGTGGGCACGGTCCTGGTGGCGTTCCTGCTGCCGGGACGCGCCAAGACGGAGGCCGCCGAGACCCCCGCGGCCGGCAGGTCCGCCACGCCCGCCGAGGCCACCGAGTCGGAGCCCGCGAGCCGCTCCTGA